The nucleotide sequence gtttttttaaattatgttttatcactccattctctttttaaaataaactacagttaACTCCATATGCTCAAAATGTTGgataattttttgaaattatattactgaaaataattgTAGAAGTGCTCATGGGTGAAATGCAGACTTAAGCTGTGTGACTAAGTGTAAGATAGTCACATTATCAGTAGAATATTACATCATTACAGAAAATACAAGGAAATAAATTGTACGGTACACTGTATTTTGCATCTGCTTTAAAAAGGGCTGTTCACATATTTTCTGTGGATATATGATTGTGAAATGTTATTCCATATGCACTGTATTATACTAGGCAATATATTTTCTcttaaaatgtaacatttcagGCCCAAGAAACAACGAGTGTATCGACACACTACTGCTGGTAGTAGTAGGACTGCTAGCACCCTTGTGTGTTAATGCGAGTATGACTCTGGTTGAGTGCCAACCAATCACATTGTTTGagaagtttgttgttttcttttcatttttttttgtaattattattattatgtttcttctGTCAATTATTTGATTAGTCTTGAAGTTTTTGTGATTAATACTAGATCAAACCACATAATCAGTTACTACCCTCATAATTCAGATAAAAAAGCTTGACACTAGGTGGTGCTGAGGTCATGATATCTATTGTCATATCTAATTTAATAGCTTATAGTCATTACACTTGAACTGTAATCTCATAACCTGGCAGCAAAGAACAGAAAGCAGATGTTTGAGGATGTGGGTGGAATTTTAGAATCGAATGCTGTTACGAGACTCAGCTTACAGTTAGATCAGTTACTGTTAATGAGAGAGAGTTTCAGTGGGCTGTATTGTTGTGAAGACTTCGGGTGAAATTTTCTTTGCAGTTCTTTATTATTTCTGTGGATATatgattgtgaaatattattccaTGTAATTGgatgaatacttttatttttattaacaaattttttttcCTATATCAGCTAGAGATGTAATGGGGTTTGTGTTACAGTGGATGtctttttttgtagtttgtacTGATGTTTTATAAGTATGACACTTTTAGCTCAAAACATGTTTCTGTCtgtttactttgtgttttatttataggTTTGGCATTGCTGGAGAAACAAATGTTCAGGGGGAGGAAGTGAAGAAGTTGGATGTTCTTTCTAATGACCTCTTCATCAATATGTTGAGATCCTCGTATACAACTTGTTTACTTATCTCTGAAGAAAATGAAACGGTTATTGAGGTCGAGACAGATAAACAAGGGAAATATATTGTCTGTTTTGACCCTTTGGATGGGTCATCAAACATAGACTGTCTGGTCTCTATTGGATCCATCTTTGCAATTTATAAAAAGgtgaaaactaaattaatattaatattgatcatatacatttatatagaatcTAAATTAGTAattcatatttataaacacaactcCATCAGTGAAAGTTCTCTTTGTTGTACATCAGTATAAAATTGTAagtttgttgttactttattatttctttaatttctgtTAGTCTGAGCTCAAATTACTGTCATCCTGGCCTTGTAGCCATTCCATTTCTTCacctgaggcccggcatggccaggtggttaaggcactcaacttgtgaTCTAAGACTCGTGGGTTTCATTCCTCGTCACACCagacgtgttcgccctttcagtcgtgagggtgttgtaatgttatggccaatcccactatttgttggtaaaatagtagcccaagagttggtggtgggtggtgatgactagctgccttccctctagttttacactgctaaattaggtacggctaatgtagataatccttgtgtagctctgcacaaaactcaaaacaaataaacaatcttcaCTTGATGTTTTTTGATGAAGGACAGGACATCAAATGTGGTCTTCTTCTAGATATAGCAttgctttttttaatattaactctAACAGCATAGGTAAGGTATAGCAAAAGTTCAGTTTTAGAACCAAGTGTTTGAATTATTCTAACACTATAATTTTTACAGGTGTCTGAAGGTCCACCTACGTTAGAAGATGGCCTTCAGGTGGGACGGAATATTGTTGCTGCTGGTTATGCTCTGTATGGCAGCACAACAATGGTTGTGCTCTCTACAGGAAATGGAGTAAACGGGTTCATGTTGGATCCTGTAAGTTTTATCcgattttctgtttattataattacattatttagaAGTGTTAACTTGTGTAAGGTGTGACTACTTGTAATCATTCAGAATAAGTAACAGAACTTTTGATAAGATGTTAATGCACCCTTCATAATGAGGTTTTGTTGGGTATCATATTACATCACAACAGTATTGGTAATATGTTCTGCTATGTGTTTCCACAGTTAAGTAACACAAGCTTTTAGTGAGGAGAGTACATAATAGTATTTCTGTTATACTCTGTCAGCTGCACTTCATTGTTGAATTGCTCATCTGTGAGCTATCTAGATTATAGAATGTAAAGTTTTAGTATAATTTTGGCATTTACCTACTGCTCCTGCATGTTCCTAGAGTGGAACAGTGTTTTACATTCTGTACTGGCTGATTCTTCTGGTCCAAATCGTTAACTGTGTAGTGTCATTTTATTTGGTTAGCATATAGTAAAGATGCTTgcattgtacttgtttctttctgtgtgtgtgtgtaagtttaTCTCAGAATGGTGTCCTCATTTATGTAGTTTGATAAAAGAGAATGTCCAGATACCTCGAAGAAATAAGTCAAACTATATATCAAGAGGAACATAAGTTCACAACCTATCCAACATATCCAAAACAATTAGCACCAGTACAAAACAGCTATATCATAAATGTCAACTGACATCAAATTCTGGATGCAGCTTACAATTGGAAAAccagaaaaattaaagaatattttcatattaaatacatttatctgGGACCAAAATGATGTTAGCAATCTTTGGACAGCATTTCATACCAAACTATATAGAATGTACAATGATGTCGCATGAAGctttcagatataaaaaaactgttacaaatCTGTTACACTATACACTTAAAAACCTTTTCTTTGACTCAAAGAAAGCCTCACTATAGAATGTGTCATCTTAGTTTAGAAACAGGTTGCAGGAATCTGTTAAAATTATAACTCGTCAATGCCTCAAGTACTCTTGAAACACCATATATTATGACAATTGGCTAATTCTCACTTATTCCAGAGGTCTTCAGTATATCTTGTATGgctgaattttaaaattaaccatAACACAATTTCTTGGTCCTTTTTacatgaaactattaaaacaaattatgaaagaaaatttgaTGAGACTTATTGGTCAAcagctttaatatttttgtactttgaCCATTTTAAggataaagtaataattattggaaactgaaacattgtttttattaaatgttcgTATTTAATATGAAAGTAGTGTTCTTGCTGGTAACACTGTGTAATTTATAGTTTGTGATTTGTTGTCATAATAACGATAACTTTCAATCAGAGTGAGCTATGTAGTTAAGTGCAGAACTAAAAATCAACTTGACACTCGGTATAGATAATTAAACATACGTTTGTTACATTTCTAGTTGAAAGggttagaatacattgtttcctTTGGATATCCTTGTTGCTAACAATATTTTTGGCAATAATCCTAATAATATCTCCCAGGTTTGGCTGATTTATGAGGTATAGGTTAGTCTTAGTCTTACACTAATCTAATAATGCAATATACtctttatagtaataaataataagtcagAAACACAAAGTAATGACATCTTTACTGGTATGTCCGATGCtgttaaataaaatgataaataagttAGTATAGGATATTGAAGAAGATTCCTGTGTTTCTGTTGAATATTCAGAACATCTCTAATTTGTCGTGTGGCACTTTGTATCAAACAACTTGAGACCCTTGGTTTTGGTAGGTGTATATTTCTggaaataactaaataattttatgatgtGTTATAGGCCATTGGCGAGTTTGTTCTGACTGATCCAGACATGAGAATTAAACCACATGGAAAGATTTACAGTATTAATGAAGGATATGCTTCTCTTTGGGACAAGGCTGTGACAGAATACGTCCAAAGAAAGAAGTACCCTGAGGTTCGTGTGGGATAATGTTATCCTTTCTCTTCTTACTGAAACACAGAATTAATATCCTGTTAGGGCTGTTCATGGTTTCAAACTATCACTGAATGTGTTGTTTTTCATACTATATATCaaagcatttttattataatgacatTACTAGTATATCaatcattgtaaaaaaaatgttaaacagcTTTAAAAACGGGTCActacactatacaaataaatgtagGTGTTTTACACTTTTAATGGGGGTCTAAATTATTACTTAATGTTATCTCCTAAAGTTTCAGTAATTCTTTGGtatgtttacataaatattcaagGTGTAGAAATGAGTAATTTCTTGGAGACTAACTCtggtagttttatatttaatagagTGGAAAACCATATGGGGCTCGATACATCGGTTCTATGGTAGCAGATGTTCATCGGACAATAAAATATGGAGGGATATTCATGTATCCAGCAACTAAAGACTCTCCAAGTGGGAAGGTATGATAGTTTTATTCTTATTGGTGAGTGTATCAATATCATCAAAGAGAAAGGTATGGTAATGTGGTCCTTATTGTTAATTATATCAATATCATCAAATGGAAAGGTATGGTAATGTGGTCCTTATTGTTAATTATATCAATATCATCAAATGGAAAGGTATGGTAATGTGGTCCTTATTGTTAATTATATCAATATCATCAAATGGAAAGGTATGGTAATGTGGTCCTTATTGTTAATTATATCAATATCATCAAATGGAAAGGTATGGTAATGTGGTCCTTATTGTTAATTATATCAATATCGTCAAATGGAAAGGTATGGTAATGTGGTCCTTATTGTTAATTATATCAATATCATCAAATGGAAAGGTATGGTAATGTGGTCCTTATTGTTAATTATATCAATATCATCAAATGGAAAGGTATGGTAATGTGGTCCTTATTGTTAATTATATCAATATCATCAAATGGAAAGGTATGGTAATGTGGtctttattgttaattatatcaATATCATCAAATGGAAAGGTATGGTAATGTGGTCCTTATTGTTAATTATATCAATATCGTCAAATGGAAAGGTATGGTAATGTGGTCCTTATTGTTAATTATATCAATATCGTCAAATGGAAAGGTATGGTAATGTGGTCCTTATT is from Tachypleus tridentatus isolate NWPU-2018 chromosome 2, ASM421037v1, whole genome shotgun sequence and encodes:
- the LOC143237845 gene encoding fructose-1,6-bisphosphatase 1-like — translated: MASSGQLDTNFVTMTRFVLTEQRKIPYATGELTQLLNSILTCVKAISSAVRKAGMAHLFGIAGETNVQGEEVKKLDVLSNDLFINMLRSSYTTCLLISEENETVIEVETDKQGKYIVCFDPLDGSSNIDCLVSIGSIFAIYKKVSEGPPTLEDGLQVGRNIVAAGYALYGSTTMVVLSTGNGVNGFMLDPAIGEFVLTDPDMRIKPHGKIYSINEGYASLWDKAVTEYVQRKKYPESGKPYGARYIGSMVADVHRTIKYGGIFMYPATKDSPSGKLRLLYECNPMAYIIEKAGGLASTGKIPILDVVPEKIHQRVPIFMGSKEDVQEVLDLYKELEKQG